A stretch of Rhododendron vialii isolate Sample 1 chromosome 4a, ASM3025357v1 DNA encodes these proteins:
- the LOC131323516 gene encoding altered inheritance of mitochondria protein 32-like: MAADAMDVKQTYSDVDSFVEHVIMSGKPWESGVPEVLAGSHVFICAHANRDKRCGVCGPVLIEKFEEEIETRGLKDQVFVRACSHIRGHRYAGNIIIFSPDAEGKTCWSLVWLCYS; this comes from the exons ATGGCAGCGGATGCAATGGATGTAAAACAAACATACTCAGATGTGGATAGCTTTGTTGAGCATGTAATCATGAGTGGCAAACCGTGGGAATCAGGAGTGCCAGAGGTGTTGGCTGGTTCTCATGTGTTCATTTGTGCTCATGCTAATAGAGATAAAAGATGTGGTGTTTGTGGACCAGTTCttattgagaagtttgaagagGAGATTGAAACAAGGGGATTGAAGGATCAGGTTTTTGTGAGAGCTTGTTCGCATATCAGGGGTCATAGATATGCTGGGAACATAATAATTTTCAGTCCAGATGCAGAGGGAAAAACTTGCTGGTCACTG GTATGGTTATGTTACTCCTGA